A region from the Solibacillus sp. FSL H8-0523 genome encodes:
- a CDS encoding JAB domain-containing protein yields the protein MKKITRYYVELVKDKTALYDLESKRIRTPQDGYKIIEEVFSLSSKPNEHFVMLCLNTKNEVIGAHTLHIGTINMSVVGVRDVFQSALLNNASSIMLGHNHPSQDVTASPEDLKMTQRLTDAGRLMGVPVIDHVIVGESNFTSLREQYSDMFE from the coding sequence ATGAAAAAAATTACTCGTTACTATGTTGAGCTTGTAAAGGATAAAACGGCGCTTTACGATTTAGAAAGTAAACGCATTCGTACACCACAGGACGGTTACAAAATCATTGAAGAGGTATTTTCATTATCATCTAAGCCAAACGAACATTTTGTAATGCTTTGCCTCAATACTAAGAATGAAGTTATTGGAGCGCATACGTTACACATTGGCACAATTAATATGTCAGTAGTCGGAGTGAGAGACGTATTTCAAAGCGCTTTACTAAACAATGCAAGCTCGATAATGTTGGGGCATAATCACCCGAGCCAAGATGTTACTGCCAGCCCCGAAGATTTAAAAATGACACAGCGGTTAACAGACGCAGGCAGATTAATGGGAGTACCAGTCATTGACCATGTAATTGTAGGAGAGAGCAACTTTACATCATTACGCGAACAATACAGCGATATGTTTGAGTAA
- the dnaN gene encoding DNA polymerase III subunit beta — MVNGSLKKTSNVTVITRKSLVEALKKLSLAIDGKIQVPIYQTVKFDVTESQTTITATNGDTIAVTSFQNSYFTDKASFIFSYKYLNDFLKKSKADLIEFDTAQKDKISIKADTIKFEVVASDASEYPLMPNIEFDYLEMDVNDFKTVMKNTVFACATSESRPVLTGVHIDYDTQKHLRFVATDSHRLALYTLKNYKNQERDQLAYQITVPHASLIKISKMISKATKTVVIGFNHKYTLIKFDDMEYWLRNLEGNYPDISRLIPDNFKSTINLYSDELLEATSTLSIIAKHDRNNVIRFNSTENQTTLNSDSPELGKMTAELLVSSRTGEEILCSFSSNYFTDALKALDCKIVTLNFNGSKHPFTLVNPLDDKALHLILPVRTY; from the coding sequence ATGGTAAATGGTTCATTAAAAAAAACAAGTAATGTTACGGTTATTACTCGTAAAAGTTTAGTCGAGGCATTAAAAAAATTGTCCCTAGCGATTGACGGTAAAATCCAAGTTCCAATTTATCAAACTGTAAAATTCGATGTTACAGAAAGCCAAACAACAATTACGGCAACTAACGGCGATACAATCGCAGTAACATCTTTTCAAAATAGCTACTTTACTGATAAAGCATCATTTATTTTTAGTTATAAGTATTTGAACGATTTTCTAAAAAAATCGAAAGCCGATTTGATTGAATTTGATACAGCACAAAAAGACAAGATTTCCATAAAAGCAGACACAATAAAATTTGAAGTGGTTGCTTCAGATGCAAGTGAATACCCTCTTATGCCGAATATTGAATTTGATTATTTAGAAATGGACGTTAACGATTTTAAAACCGTTATGAAAAATACAGTTTTCGCGTGTGCTACTTCAGAAAGTCGCCCCGTGTTGACAGGTGTTCATATTGATTACGATACACAAAAGCATTTACGCTTTGTTGCAACAGATTCTCACCGTTTAGCGCTTTATACTCTTAAAAATTATAAAAATCAAGAACGCGATCAATTAGCTTATCAAATTACAGTGCCCCACGCTTCACTTATTAAAATTTCTAAAATGATTAGCAAGGCAACAAAAACAGTAGTAATCGGTTTTAATCATAAATACACGTTAATCAAATTTGATGATATGGAATATTGGTTGCGTAATTTGGAAGGTAATTACCCAGATATTAGCCGATTAATCCCAGATAACTTTAAATCAACAATTAATCTTTATTCTGACGAATTACTCGAAGCTACTAGCACACTTTCAATTATTGCGAAACATGACCGTAACAACGTTATACGCTTTAACAGTACAGAAAATCAAACAACACTTAATTCAGACAGTCCCGAATTAGGAAAAATGACCGCTGAATTGTTAGTTAGCTCACGCACAGGCGAAGAAATTTTGTGTTCATTTAGTTCAAATTATTTTACGGATGCATTAAAAGCTTTAGATTGTAAAATCGTAACATTGAATTTTAATGGTTCAAAGCACCCCTTCACGCTTGTTAATCCATTAGATGATAAGGCGCTACATTTGATTTTACCAGTACGTACTTATTAA
- a CDS encoding antirestriction protein ArdA encodes MTKQLYLKCWIGNLGKYNEGELVGEWFDMPCDMSEVSKIIGLNDEYEEYQINDYETNINGLEVNHYDSVKELNEFMERVDTLSDWQQPILEAYIFNNDIRDVFKDFDSVPFDDVRIYYNVEDMEDVAREYAEETGLLSSIPENLRNYFDFEAFGRDLSYDSTFVFLDNDVCVEFYH; translated from the coding sequence ATGACAAAACAATTATATTTAAAATGTTGGATTGGCAATTTAGGCAAATATAATGAAGGTGAGCTAGTTGGTGAATGGTTCGATATGCCGTGTGACATGAGTGAAGTTTCAAAAATTATCGGCTTAAATGATGAATATGAAGAGTACCAAATTAACGATTATGAAACAAATATCAACGGTTTAGAGGTAAACCATTATGACAGCGTAAAAGAATTAAACGAATTTATGGAGCGCGTTGACACATTAAGCGACTGGCAACAGCCTATTCTCGAAGCGTATATTTTTAATAATGATATTCGGGATGTTTTTAAAGACTTTGATTCAGTGCCCTTTGATGATGTACGTATTTATTACAATGTTGAAGATATGGAAGATGTGGCGCGAGAATATGCAGAGGAAACGGGCTTATTAAGTAGCATACCAGAGAATTTACGGAACTATTTTGATTTTGAAGCTTTTGGAAGAGATTTAAGTTATGACTCAACTTTTGTTTTTTTAGATAATGATGTATGTGTCGAGTTTTACCATTAA
- a CDS encoding FtsK/SpoIIIE domain-containing protein, which translates to MKSLNSCNLTNLYTKTNVINISNDFKQIIEQSRDGVFGIEVMANKGATNFTLVSPSFIKRNGKLKSSNQNQLMAVASVYEGYLYEPFFLPLCTDFDGELIKRLQSLAFILNDHESIFIQWLFKKASYNWQDKAIQMYSSYILGNDQPLTSSFGRRIQDRMIHLMRRFGTSSEVRDYINEAEQKIISEGYCFKLNIIIDSSTERRKQIISSLEGLFNQYTYFNAIKISKVKGKNLQQQINNCVMTPDTKYQILSVQEILSLFGGNNGFIIEEKIIDTSNQNEFQFVKNVIELLPDYPLQKVSSREGLTHAVEEALKRVGITNQARVYNAIVTTGIRLTVLQFDIPKDKNLTDITKKQTDIRAALGVTNLSIEQGDAADTVRMLIPNEQQTIVGLRALLEVEPFKEFSKKNKLSFVVGVNEINEPINLSLAKLPHLLVTGTTGSGKSVFINQMAITLMLTNSPKELQMIMIDPKMVEFQHYEDFPHVQELVSEMDRVEELLDELTKQMDKRYTIFKDVGVKNISLYNDKVQNKELKDTEIMPYIVCIIDEYADLKDTNPEIENYVARLTQKSRAAGIHLVLCTQRPSSNIISGKIKANVPNAISFNLSNSNNYKTVFGTGIPYTLLGNGDGVMKIEGWGKEFQRFQSPILSPDEKIEFQVYQSLAKYLNKQYAYSTTSKDEKTETVSEQNEGDNEDESLYKLKQIIADTKETRSTELRRYMGIKNLKLTDLMKKLVAEGFLEIGRTKQEGYKINEAKLNEWISKNQ; encoded by the coding sequence GTGAAAAGTTTAAATTCTTGTAATTTAACGAACTTATACACCAAAACAAATGTGATTAATATAAGTAATGATTTCAAGCAAATTATTGAGCAATCAAGAGATGGTGTTTTTGGCATTGAGGTAATGGCGAATAAAGGGGCAACTAATTTCACATTGGTTTCTCCTTCTTTTATTAAAAGAAATGGAAAATTGAAAAGTTCCAACCAGAATCAATTAATGGCAGTAGCTAGTGTATATGAAGGTTATTTATATGAGCCGTTCTTTTTACCGCTATGCACGGATTTTGATGGTGAATTGATTAAGAGGTTGCAATCGCTTGCTTTTATTTTGAACGATCATGAATCCATTTTCATACAATGGTTATTTAAAAAAGCATCTTATAACTGGCAAGACAAAGCAATTCAAATGTACTCAAGTTACATTTTAGGCAATGACCAACCGCTCACATCAAGCTTTGGCCGTAGGATTCAAGATAGAATGATACATTTAATGAGGAGATTTGGAACGTCCTCAGAAGTTAGAGACTATATAAATGAAGCAGAACAGAAGATTATTAGTGAAGGCTATTGTTTCAAACTAAATATTATTATAGATTCATCAACGGAAAGACGAAAACAAATAATCAGTAGTTTAGAAGGTTTGTTTAATCAGTATACTTATTTCAATGCTATTAAAATATCGAAGGTGAAAGGGAAAAATCTACAGCAACAAATAAATAATTGTGTTATGACTCCCGACACTAAATATCAAATACTATCCGTTCAAGAAATTTTATCTTTGTTTGGTGGAAATAATGGTTTTATAATTGAAGAAAAAATAATTGATACTTCTAATCAAAATGAATTTCAATTTGTGAAAAATGTAATTGAACTTTTACCAGATTACCCTTTGCAAAAAGTGTCATCGAGAGAAGGATTAACACACGCTGTCGAAGAAGCGCTGAAGCGAGTAGGAATAACTAATCAAGCAAGAGTATACAATGCAATCGTGACAACGGGTATTCGTTTAACAGTCCTGCAATTTGATATACCGAAAGATAAAAATTTAACAGATATAACGAAAAAACAAACAGACATTCGAGCAGCACTAGGCGTAACTAATTTAAGCATCGAACAAGGAGATGCAGCAGATACGGTCAGAATGTTAATTCCAAATGAGCAGCAAACTATTGTTGGTTTACGGGCATTGTTAGAAGTAGAACCTTTTAAAGAATTTAGTAAGAAAAATAAATTGTCGTTTGTTGTGGGTGTAAATGAAATAAATGAACCAATCAATTTATCGCTGGCAAAGTTACCACATTTATTAGTAACGGGTACAACTGGAAGTGGTAAATCCGTATTCATCAATCAAATGGCTATAACATTAATGCTTACTAATTCTCCAAAAGAGCTACAGATGATTATGATTGATCCAAAAATGGTGGAATTCCAACATTATGAAGACTTCCCTCATGTTCAAGAGCTAGTATCTGAAATGGATAGGGTTGAGGAATTGTTGGATGAATTGACAAAACAAATGGATAAAAGATACACCATTTTTAAAGATGTAGGTGTAAAAAATATCAGCTTGTACAATGACAAAGTGCAAAATAAAGAATTGAAAGATACTGAAATTATGCCCTATATTGTTTGCATCATTGACGAGTATGCAGATTTGAAAGACACCAATCCCGAAATTGAAAATTATGTTGCTCGTCTTACACAAAAATCAAGAGCAGCAGGCATTCATTTAGTTCTGTGTACTCAAAGACCATCATCAAATATAATTAGCGGTAAAATAAAAGCAAATGTGCCGAATGCAATTTCATTCAATTTAAGTAATTCAAATAATTATAAGACAGTTTTTGGCACTGGAATTCCCTACACCTTACTTGGCAATGGTGACGGTGTAATGAAAATTGAAGGATGGGGCAAAGAGTTTCAAAGATTTCAAAGTCCAATCCTCTCACCAGATGAAAAAATCGAGTTTCAAGTTTATCAAAGTTTAGCTAAATATTTAAATAAGCAATATGCATATTCTACTACATCGAAAGATGAAAAAACGGAAACTGTTTCAGAACAAAATGAAGGTGATAACGAAGATGAAAGCTTGTATAAATTAAAACAAATTATTGCTGATACTAAAGAAACTAGATCAACTGAATTAAGAAGATATATGGGTATTAAAAATTTAAAACTAACGGATTTGATGAAGAAATTAGTTGCAGAAGGATTTTTAGAAATTGGAAGAACGAAACAAGAGGGCTATAAAATTAATGAAGCAAAATTGAATGAGTGGATTTCAAAAAACCAATAG
- a CDS encoding M23 family metallopeptidase → MYPITSRFNSHEHFRKAPHKGYDFAMEKGTQLKAVVDGEIQIIDYGNSMSGKTVIIKGTDGLTYMYGHLSEFKVKVGDFVKQGDLLGLSGNSGNVYGSNGGFHLDFRIRNEQGQFIDPAPYVEFIQNMNNPQYMNSLLADTIQKGYEINLENVMQQFSDGLSNINIFDEIKLNTISMLLRFLF, encoded by the coding sequence ATGTACCCAATCACTTCACGGTTCAATAGCCACGAACATTTTCGAAAAGCGCCACATAAAGGTTATGATTTTGCAATGGAGAAAGGAACGCAACTGAAAGCGGTTGTAGATGGGGAAATTCAAATAATTGATTATGGAAATTCGATGTCTGGAAAAACAGTCATTATTAAAGGAACTGACGGGCTTACTTATATGTACGGTCATCTATCTGAATTCAAAGTAAAGGTTGGGGATTTCGTTAAACAAGGCGACTTGTTAGGATTATCTGGAAATAGCGGCAACGTATATGGCAGCAACGGAGGTTTTCACTTAGATTTTCGCATAAGAAATGAGCAAGGCCAATTTATTGATCCTGCTCCTTACGTTGAATTTATCCAAAACATGAACAATCCACAATACATGAATTCGCTGCTTGCTGACACAATCCAGAAAGGCTATGAAATTAACCTAGAAAACGTCATGCAGCAATTTTCTGACGGTTTATCCAACATCAACATATTTGATGAAATTAAATTAAATACAATTTCAATGCTACTTCGATTTTTATTTTAA
- a CDS encoding LPD11 domain-containing protein: protein MTSYKDVLEADEKFRYMLLSRLQSDCDYYLGYGNRSKNALWAENEKEQIKVMKELWKSFDTDEKPEWLTWDDILNYEAEMIG, encoded by the coding sequence ATGACAAGCTATAAAGATGTTTTGGAGGCAGATGAAAAATTTAGGTATATGCTATTAAGCCGTTTGCAAAGTGACTGTGATTATTACTTAGGCTACGGGAACAGGAGCAAAAATGCATTATGGGCAGAAAATGAGAAGGAGCAAATTAAAGTAATGAAAGAGCTGTGGAAAAGCTTTGATACTGATGAAAAGCCAGAATGGTTGACATGGGACGATATTTTGAATTATGAAGCTGAAATGATTGGATAA
- a CDS encoding DNA sulfur modification protein DndB, with amino-acid sequence MTQKELYQKPGSLETEGIIKANTELTINQYATIAAIKGQQFGREVFSAVLQFKDLAKFLRVFPEVQRTTSARKITQIKTYILSYLEDKTNLRFFPGITVTARGNVFYDYNTKTVAIDTVSSKLSINDGQHRYYGILATIDELKKKISKARSKEQHELYERHLNELNEMVIPVVLFNSISEDDEKQLFFDLNSLATRPSRSSTIRLSQNDLFSKLAREVSEENHYLLKYGVEYHKMSIHSVNPNTILLTSVYNFCRGLYHNELKVNNEFLTEKNYNNTKKRVTSTMDKMFKALPQDLHEKNKYVTAKGFAFRGICRFIYEAQNDLTIKDEHIYQAIKKVNWHQDVLYWSSFGGMESPSGSLQFGGHGEGGVIAVYTALKVALEDVLQDEQEAANDKIK; translated from the coding sequence ATGACTCAAAAAGAACTATATCAAAAGCCTGGCTCTCTTGAAACAGAAGGAATTATTAAAGCAAATACTGAATTAACTATAAATCAGTACGCGACTATTGCTGCAATCAAGGGGCAACAATTCGGAAGAGAAGTGTTTTCTGCTGTCTTACAATTTAAAGACTTAGCAAAGTTTTTAAGAGTTTTTCCAGAAGTTCAACGTACTACTAGTGCCCGAAAAATCACACAAATAAAAACTTATATTTTATCTTATCTTGAAGATAAAACAAATTTGAGATTTTTCCCTGGCATAACAGTTACGGCAAGAGGAAATGTATTCTATGACTACAACACTAAAACAGTTGCCATTGATACAGTTTCATCTAAACTCTCAATCAATGACGGGCAACATCGTTACTACGGAATTCTAGCTACAATAGATGAATTAAAGAAAAAAATATCGAAAGCTCGCTCTAAAGAACAGCATGAACTTTACGAACGTCATCTTAATGAATTAAATGAGATGGTTATTCCTGTTGTTCTATTTAACAGCATTTCAGAAGATGATGAGAAACAATTATTTTTCGATCTAAACTCGTTGGCTACTAGACCTAGCCGCTCATCGACAATCCGTTTATCTCAAAATGACTTATTCAGCAAATTGGCTCGTGAAGTTTCGGAAGAAAACCATTACTTATTAAAGTATGGAGTAGAATATCACAAAATGTCTATTCATTCTGTCAACCCGAATACCATTTTATTAACTTCCGTCTATAATTTCTGTCGCGGTTTGTATCACAATGAATTGAAAGTAAACAACGAATTCCTAACAGAAAAAAATTACAATAACACAAAAAAACGTGTTACTTCTACGATGGATAAAATGTTTAAAGCGTTACCGCAAGATCTTCATGAAAAAAATAAATATGTTACTGCTAAAGGTTTTGCATTTAGAGGTATTTGTCGTTTTATCTATGAAGCTCAAAACGATTTAACGATAAAAGATGAACATATTTATCAAGCAATCAAAAAAGTAAATTGGCATCAAGACGTTTTATATTGGTCTAGTTTTGGTGGTATGGAGTCTCCATCTGGTTCTCTACAATTTGGCGGCCACGGCGAAGGTGGCGTAATTGCTGTCTATACAGCGTTAAAAGTAGCTTTAGAAGATGTATTGCAAGACGAACAAGAGGCTGCTAACGATAAAATTAAATGA
- a CDS encoding helix-turn-helix domain-containing protein: MHDNQLGFEIARIRKELKMTQKQLSQGICTQPTISMIEKGEIQPGIEILLAISIKLKKSITHFINILLMSNYTYVQVLVEELEELTTNQRYDKVYAIVSEELYKKPEDYWFQTFLKWKHYGSAYYLKKATLDETLEQLILLVQSTDDLILNRDFLKDRIYNTIAFLYSTRKDYHLALFYYNKIDLNNIISEAPRLNYDIYRLRVMYNKTKTLYDMGDYEKSVEYCKTGIKKSVELENMSFIGNFHYYLGQCYEKMKMDKEQIKGCYINALFFFQLLNRELYVEIIKKEKQIYL, from the coding sequence ATGCATGATAACCAGCTAGGTTTTGAAATTGCCCGTATTAGAAAAGAATTAAAGATGACTCAAAAACAATTGAGTCAAGGAATATGCACACAACCTACAATTAGCATGATTGAAAAGGGTGAGATACAGCCTGGAATCGAGATATTACTTGCAATATCCATTAAATTAAAAAAATCAATAACGCATTTTATTAACATCTTGTTAATGTCAAACTATACATATGTTCAAGTGCTAGTTGAGGAGCTAGAAGAGTTAACAACAAACCAAAGATACGATAAAGTCTATGCCATTGTAAGTGAAGAACTCTATAAAAAACCAGAAGACTATTGGTTTCAAACTTTTTTAAAGTGGAAGCATTACGGTAGCGCTTATTACTTAAAAAAAGCTACTTTAGATGAAACACTTGAACAACTAATTTTACTTGTTCAATCAACAGACGATTTAATATTAAATAGAGATTTTTTGAAAGATCGTATTTATAATACAATTGCCTTTTTATATTCAACACGGAAAGATTATCATCTAGCGTTATTTTATTATAATAAAATTGATCTAAACAATATCATTTCAGAAGCCCCTCGACTGAATTACGATATTTATCGTTTAAGAGTTATGTATAATAAAACAAAAACTTTATACGATATGGGCGACTATGAAAAATCCGTTGAATATTGCAAAACAGGAATAAAAAAATCTGTAGAGCTTGAAAACATGTCATTCATAGGCAACTTTCACTATTACTTAGGGCAATGCTACGAAAAAATGAAAATGGATAAAGAACAAATTAAAGGATGCTATATAAATGCCCTCTTTTTCTTTCAACTATTAAATAGGGAACTGTACGTTGAAATTATAAAAAAGGAAAAGCAAATTTACCTTTAA